From the genome of Pirellulales bacterium:
GACTAAAATCATAGCATCGCAAACGCTATGCCGTAAGGCGCTTCAGCCTGCTCTGGCGAGGTGGTGGCGGAATCGCCTACTTCGCGGCTCCGACCACGACAACGCCAAACTGCGATGGGTTGTCCCCCTCCGCCGGTATCGTGGCGGGAATGAAAAACTGGCTCGTCTGCGGATCGTTGGCAATCGTGCGACCGGTTTTCAATGTGGGTAACGTTTGCACGGCGCTGAACTGGCCCGGCGAACTTTCACATACCGCGGTAACCGTGCCATCCGCGCCGTTCGAACTCAATGCGATGCCCAGTTTGGGATCGAACGCGCAGCCATCCACTCCTTTGCCGATCGGCGCTGTGGCCAACAGCTTGCCGCTGTCGGAATCAAGCACGGCCATTTTCTGATTTCGACCCACTGAAAACAGCCGATGATGTGCCACATCGATCCCCAATCCGCTGGGCCCGCTCACCGGTTCTAAAGGCCACTTATCCGTGACCTTCAGCGCCTTGCTATCGATGACGATCACTTGGCTGTGATCTTCGTCATTGACAAACACGTGGCCCGCGCCGTCCGCCCGGCCAAATTCCAGTTTGCCGCCGCAGGTAATTGTCACCGGCGGGGTGTCCAAATTCGCCGGATCAATCACTAAGGCATCGCCACCGGCGCAAAACACAAATACTTTTTGCGAAGCGGGGTCGTACACGCTGGCATCTGGGTTCCGGCTGCCCGCGCCCGGTGTGTTAATTTTGCGAAGCACTTTGAACGTATCGAGATCGAACACCGCCACGGCGTTCTCGCGGCCGCTTGTTACAAAGCCCAAGTTTTTGTCCTTGACGATGGCCGCGGAATGACATCCCTGCAGACCGGTCACATCGCCAATCACCGTGCCCTGATTCGTATCGATCACCTGCAAGTGAGTGCCCCGAGTCACATACAATCGGTTTGCCGCTGCATCGACCGTTAGGTCGTCCCATCGGCCCTCGCCCCCGATTTTTAAAGTGTTCACAACTTTCAATTCAGGTTTCGATTCTGCATCCTGCGACCCAGCACGCGAAAGCCTAACCCAGTCGCTGCTCGCCACAATTGCCAGAACGGCTAAAATAACACCGCAAGACAGGCGAACCATGGTTCGATCTCCTCGAAAGGGTAGGGCGGGTTGCCACGCGGCGTTGAGTGTATCACAGCGAAACTTCCAACACCATCATTTAATATGCCTAATCCGCTTGAACGGCCAAACTCTCAACGCCCCGTCATGGTGTTTGACGGCCAGTGTGGGTTTTGCCGGGCCAGTGTGAACCGTTGGCGCGAAGCGATTGGGCAACAAGTCAACTTTGCTCCGTATCAGGAAATCGGCGCCCAGTTTCCGCAAATCAGCGAAAAACAATTTGGCCGCGCTGTACACTTTGTCGAAGTCGATGGCCGCGCTTCTCGCGGGGCGGAAGCGGTTCTCAGGGCCATGGCATTCTGCGGGCGAAAGCGCTGGCTGTTGTGGATGTACACCCGACTGCCTCCTTTCGCTTTTCTGGCCGAGCTGGCGTATCGTTTCGTGGCCGCCAATCGCCAGCCGCTGAGTATGGTCCGGCGAATTTGGTGGGGCAAAGATTTAAAGCAGCCCACGTATCACATCGCTAGCGCGCTGTTTTTGCGGTTATTGGGCGCGATCTATCTGATCGCCTTCGTATCATTGTGGGTGCAAATCGACGGACTGATCGGCGACCACGGAATTCTGCCGCTGGCAGATCATCTCGACAGGCTCAAGCAAATTTTTGCGCAACAAACGCCGCCCCTCTCGCCCGTTTGGAATTTCCCCACGCTGGCGTGGCTCAACCCGCACGACGGTTTTCTGCACGTGCTATGCGCCGGCGGAACGGTGTTGTCGCTGATGCTGATCGCTGGTCTGCTCCCTCTGCCCGTGTTGGTTTTGCTCTGGCTGGATTATCTTTCGCTCTTTCACGCGGGCCAGGTATTTTTGGGTTTTCAATGGGATATTTTGCTGCTGGAAACCGGTTTCGCGGCGATTTTTTTAGCGCCCTTCGTGGTGCGCTCCAAGTTTCTCGCCGACCGGCACCCACCGCGACTGGCGATCTGGCTCCTCTGGTGGCTGCTGTTCCGGCTGATGCTGGAATCGGGCGCGGTGAAACTGACGTGGAACGCGGGCGTGCTCGGGCCAGACGGATTGCCGCTACCGAACACATGGCATTCGCTGACGGCATTAAATTTCCACTACTGGACGCAGCCGTTGCCGATGTGGACCAGTTGGTATGCGGCGAAACTGCCGGAGTGGTTTCAAAAGCTGTCGGTCGTGTTTGTGCTGGTTGTCGAGCTGGGAACGCCGTGGCTATTTTTTGGGCCGCGGCTGCTGCGATTTATCGCCCTCAGCGCCATCACGCTGCTGATGCTGTTGATTGCCGCCACAGGAAATTACAACTTCTTCAATCTGCTGACCATCGCTCTGGCCCTGACGCTCTTGGACGACAAACTGTGGCCCCAGTTTTTGCAGCGGCGGATTCGCGGGACCGATTGGCCGGTGCTGGCTTCGCCCACGCGCTGGCGGAGC
Proteins encoded in this window:
- a CDS encoding lipase maturation factor family protein, whose amino-acid sequence is MPNPLERPNSQRPVMVFDGQCGFCRASVNRWREAIGQQVNFAPYQEIGAQFPQISEKQFGRAVHFVEVDGRASRGAEAVLRAMAFCGRKRWLLWMYTRLPPFAFLAELAYRFVAANRQPLSMVRRIWWGKDLKQPTYHIASALFLRLLGAIYLIAFVSLWVQIDGLIGDHGILPLADHLDRLKQIFAQQTPPLSPVWNFPTLAWLNPHDGFLHVLCAGGTVLSLMLIAGLLPLPVLVLLWLDYLSLFHAGQVFLGFQWDILLLETGFAAIFLAPFVVRSKFLADRHPPRLAIWLLWWLLFRLMLESGAVKLTWNAGVLGPDGLPLPNTWHSLTALNFHYWTQPLPMWTSWYAAKLPEWFQKLSVVFVLVVELGTPWLFFGPRLLRFIALSAITLLMLLIAATGNYNFFNLLTIALALTLLDDKLWPQFLQRRIRGTDWPVLASPTRWRSVVLFPFAALALLIGLGQVKEAVAPNAEAGLSLAEELDITQFYFVNSYGLFRQMTETRPEILIEGSADGATWKPYPFRWKPGDLSQPPRCNTPHQPRLDWQMWFAALGAPEDSRWFKLFLVRLLQGDRGVAALL